The following are encoded in a window of Ignicoccus islandicus DSM 13165 genomic DNA:
- a CDS encoding GIY-YIG nuclease family protein produces the protein MRYVRGAYMLVLEIEREYNEKWRLQEGLYVYIGSAWGSGGLYSRVKRHLLKTFKKPHWHIDYLAPISNPLLAFLFPCLTEDDLYNLAIENMEVAIPKFGSTDKPNHVTHLFKVNELGVLSKVWIKGTALSKLRCSENED, from the coding sequence ATGAGATACGTGCGCGGAGCTTACATGCTCGTTTTGGAAATCGAAAGGGAATACAATGAGAAGTGGCGCCTTCAGGAGGGTCTATACGTCTACATAGGCTCGGCATGGGGAAGTGGAGGTCTCTATAGTAGAGTTAAACGTCACCTATTGAAAACATTCAAGAAACCTCATTGGCACATCGATTACCTTGCCCCAATCAGTAATCCGTTATTAGCTTTCCTTTTCCCTTGCTTAACTGAAGACGATCTCTACAATCTGGCTATTGAGAATATGGAAGTTGCTATACCTAAATTCGGTTCTACAGATAAACCGAACCATGTCACCCATCTCTTTAAAGTAAATGAGTTAGGCGTTCTCTCTAAAGTTTGGATAAAGGGTACCGCTTTGAGCAAATTGCGATGTAGTGAGAATGAAGACTAG
- a CDS encoding phosphoribosylanthranilate isomerase: protein MLLKICGLTNEEDALLAVEVGALYLGFIIDAKSPRLVNPQIVRDIASIIPRHVKIVGVIDSRKEPNIDVILGSSVDIVQLHWAEPESYEKWRHLLSNYDIGIALAVNSQEGWTLNKIRDIEYLLIDVKNHNSKVTLTTWFKFLSPPLLGVAGGLRVENLSILKELNVDLVDVSSGIESKPGKKDPVLMRMFAEKVIGLELL from the coding sequence ATGTTGCTAAAGATTTGCGGTTTGACTAACGAGGAGGACGCGTTATTGGCTGTCGAGGTCGGTGCTCTATACCTGGGATTTATAATAGATGCTAAATCGCCCCGGTTAGTAAACCCTCAGATTGTTAGAGATATAGCTTCAATTATTCCGAGACACGTGAAGATCGTAGGTGTAATTGACTCGCGCAAGGAACCTAACATTGACGTGATATTAGGTAGCAGCGTTGATATTGTTCAACTTCACTGGGCAGAACCTGAAAGTTACGAAAAATGGCGTCACCTATTAAGCAACTACGATATAGGTATAGCTCTAGCAGTAAACTCTCAAGAAGGATGGACGTTGAACAAAATTAGAGACATCGAATACTTACTCATAGATGTGAAGAATCATAATAGTAAGGTAACACTGACCACATGGTTTAAATTCCTTTCCCCACCGTTATTGGGCGTTGCCGGTGGCTTAAGGGTAGAAAACTTATCCATATTAAAGGAATTAAACGTGGACTTAGTTGACGTGAGCAGTGGAATAGAGTCCAAACCTGGAAAGAAGGATCCGGTCTTAATGAGGATGTTCGCTGAAAAGGTTATTGGACTAGAGCTTCTTTGA
- a CDS encoding 3-isopropylmalate dehydratase large subunit: MPQTMAEKILSRASKRSSVSPGDIVEADIDLAMVHDLTGPHVVEVVKEIAGEVKVWDPDKVAIIFDHHVPADKIRAAELQLIMRRVSRKLGIKKFHDVGRGGICHQVLVEERYARPGMLIVGADSHTVTSGAVGAFATGIGASDMAMVWLTGRLWFMVPESVKVNINGTLPKGVYAKDVILHIIGTVTVDGATYKAVEYHGETVRRMNIADRMTLANMSVEMGAKAGMVPADETTVRFFEEVGITIKPFGPDEGAEYADVWEFDVSNLEPQVAAPHSVDNVRPVTELEGTPIDQAFIGSCTNGRYEDFVEAAKILKGRKIADGVRCIAIPASLKQYMKLLKEGIIDILVDAGCFVAHSTCGPCLGGHLGVLGPGEVAISSSNRNFKGRMGHPESKVYLASPATVAASAVEGKIADPRKYL, from the coding sequence ATGCCTCAAACGATGGCCGAGAAAATACTAAGTAGAGCAAGTAAACGAAGCAGTGTTAGTCCCGGTGATATAGTTGAAGCAGATATAGACCTCGCGATGGTTCACGATCTAACAGGCCCCCATGTCGTAGAAGTAGTGAAAGAAATAGCAGGAGAAGTAAAGGTATGGGATCCAGACAAAGTAGCGATAATCTTCGATCACCACGTCCCCGCTGATAAAATAAGAGCTGCCGAACTTCAGCTAATTATGAGAAGAGTATCAAGGAAACTAGGAATAAAGAAGTTCCACGACGTCGGAAGGGGTGGTATTTGTCACCAAGTTTTAGTTGAGGAGAGATACGCTAGACCCGGAATGTTAATAGTTGGAGCTGATTCGCACACCGTTACTTCGGGCGCTGTAGGAGCGTTCGCAACGGGAATTGGAGCGAGCGATATGGCAATGGTTTGGCTTACGGGCAGGCTGTGGTTCATGGTCCCGGAGAGCGTGAAAGTAAATATAAATGGGACTCTTCCGAAGGGAGTTTACGCGAAGGACGTTATACTCCATATAATCGGAACAGTCACGGTCGATGGAGCTACCTATAAAGCAGTCGAGTATCACGGAGAGACTGTTAGAAGAATGAATATCGCAGACAGAATGACGTTAGCTAATATGAGCGTGGAAATGGGAGCCAAAGCAGGAATGGTTCCCGCAGATGAGACGACCGTAAGGTTCTTCGAGGAAGTAGGTATTACTATTAAGCCCTTTGGACCTGATGAGGGTGCGGAATATGCTGACGTATGGGAATTCGATGTCTCTAATTTAGAACCACAAGTCGCCGCACCTCATAGTGTTGACAACGTTCGTCCGGTTACTGAATTAGAGGGAACGCCTATAGATCAAGCCTTCATAGGAAGCTGTACTAACGGTAGGTATGAAGACTTCGTAGAAGCAGCCAAGATATTAAAAGGAAGGAAGATAGCAGATGGCGTTAGATGTATAGCTATCCCGGCTTCCCTCAAGCAGTACATGAAGTTATTGAAAGAGGGAATCATTGATATCCTCGTAGACGCTGGATGTTTCGTGGCACATAGTACTTGCGGACCATGCCTAGGGGGTCATCTGGGTGTCTTAGGACCTGGCGAAGTCGCTATATCTTCAAGCAATAGGAACTTTAAGGGAAGAATGGGTCACCCAGAGAGCAAGGTCTATTTAGCAAGTCCAGCAACGGTGGCTGCTTCAGCAGTCGAAGGTAAAATAGCTGATCCGAGAAAATATCTCTAA
- the coaBC gene encoding bifunctional phosphopantothenoylcysteine decarboxylase/phosphopantothenate--cysteine ligase CoaBC, with product MGKCILLGVSYSVALYKAIDLARELIKRGANVKVVMTQEASRVISPEIFHWATGNDVVYKLSGETEHVTLSRECDSMVIYPATLNVVSKLAYGITDDPVTLTAVNFIGYSKYVLVFPVMHRSMYDSPQYSNTLNMLKNIENIVLIEPVLEDGRVKILDPLESANIIESVTLRGRDLNGVRALVTAGPTREYVDKIRFISNPSSGKMGAAIAWELFSRGAEVYVVRGPSFASFPPQVQIYDVETTEEMAEVVKDIGEVDLAFFAAAPADYKPAETFPGKIDSKTEIEIKLLPTPKVAKVSAAKRKVGFTAVVGEDIIDVALTKMNSYGFDMIVANKVDRKDIGFTSDMNEVYIIRKDKTIRHVPKLPKLLVARAIVDESKDLLRNSD from the coding sequence ATGGGAAAATGTATACTTTTGGGTGTGAGTTACAGCGTAGCTCTATATAAGGCGATTGATTTAGCTAGGGAGTTGATAAAGCGTGGTGCAAACGTTAAAGTTGTAATGACTCAAGAAGCCTCTAGGGTAATTTCTCCGGAAATCTTTCATTGGGCCACAGGAAACGATGTCGTCTATAAACTTAGTGGAGAAACTGAACATGTTACTCTATCAAGGGAATGCGATTCAATGGTAATATATCCAGCAACGTTAAACGTAGTATCGAAGCTCGCCTATGGAATAACGGACGATCCAGTAACCTTAACTGCAGTGAACTTTATCGGGTACTCCAAATACGTACTAGTGTTCCCAGTAATGCATAGATCCATGTATGATTCACCACAGTACTCCAATACGCTTAATATGTTAAAAAACATTGAAAACATTGTTCTTATTGAACCCGTCCTAGAGGATGGAAGAGTTAAGATATTAGATCCGCTAGAATCGGCTAATATAATTGAAAGCGTGACTTTACGTGGTAGAGATTTAAATGGCGTTAGGGCCTTAGTGACTGCCGGTCCTACTAGAGAGTACGTAGACAAGATACGCTTCATATCTAATCCGAGTAGCGGTAAGATGGGTGCAGCCATAGCATGGGAATTGTTTTCAAGAGGTGCTGAGGTATATGTTGTGAGAGGCCCATCGTTTGCCTCGTTCCCCCCTCAAGTCCAGATATATGACGTTGAAACAACTGAGGAAATGGCTGAGGTTGTAAAAGACATCGGGGAGGTAGATCTGGCATTCTTCGCGGCAGCTCCAGCTGATTACAAGCCAGCTGAAACCTTCCCAGGGAAAATAGATTCCAAGACTGAAATCGAGATTAAGCTATTACCTACACCTAAAGTCGCGAAAGTTAGCGCTGCAAAGAGGAAAGTTGGATTTACGGCAGTAGTGGGAGAGGACATAATAGATGTTGCACTTACGAAAATGAATTCATACGGCTTCGATATGATCGTTGCCAATAAAGTTGATCGAAAGGACATAGGCTTTACCTCTGATATGAACGAAGTATACATTATTAGGAAAGATAAAACTATAAGACACGTTCCTAAGCTCCCTAAACTACTGGTCGCAAGGGCAATTGTGGATGAAAGCAAGGACTTGCTTCGAAATTCCGATTAA
- a CDS encoding DHHA1 domain-containing protein → MILKHRKRPVKREKVVVVHHNDFDGIMGAVALYRYHSSSEFKAIGSSRRNFLKNFKKAVKEKPNVLYVVDIGPNESEIPMLRDLLTGKNFKLIWMDHHKWTDEVLKSVNELADEVVYDRSTCGAGLAARYVESKGYSLCNCCKELVDLSCDIDLWIRSDPRSEKMSLALGNLRWRGFLVDKLWKCIGWDRDWEDAYREVLEYMNKVLDRGLNKKVELQVNGIKAIVIPITRKEIALVSFLAEELRKRAHYDVIVFVSDVGSVHMRRGSETIDLSELARKLGGGGHPAAAGASLNYTFIDKLIHKLFLKPRRIEEIEKALKEVLKESNVTERTV, encoded by the coding sequence ATGATACTCAAGCATCGTAAAAGGCCTGTAAAGAGAGAGAAAGTCGTTGTTGTACATCACAATGACTTCGACGGTATCATGGGTGCGGTAGCGCTCTATAGGTATCATTCGTCGTCCGAGTTTAAGGCGATTGGTTCATCTAGAAGGAACTTCCTAAAGAATTTCAAGAAAGCCGTAAAGGAGAAACCCAATGTGCTCTACGTAGTTGATATAGGACCAAATGAAAGCGAAATACCTATGCTAAGGGACTTACTCACTGGGAAGAACTTTAAGTTAATTTGGATGGATCATCATAAATGGACCGACGAAGTCCTCAAGTCCGTGAACGAGCTCGCAGATGAGGTAGTTTACGATAGAAGTACATGCGGTGCCGGATTAGCTGCTAGATACGTAGAATCTAAAGGCTATAGCCTATGCAATTGTTGTAAGGAACTCGTCGATTTGAGTTGCGATATAGACTTATGGATAAGGTCTGATCCACGAAGCGAGAAAATGAGCTTGGCCTTAGGGAACTTGAGATGGCGTGGATTTCTAGTAGATAAGCTATGGAAGTGTATTGGATGGGATAGAGATTGGGAGGACGCCTATAGGGAGGTATTGGAATATATGAACAAAGTATTAGATAGAGGCTTAAACAAGAAAGTCGAGTTACAAGTAAACGGGATCAAGGCAATAGTCATACCAATAACGCGGAAGGAAATAGCTCTGGTTTCTTTCTTGGCCGAAGAGTTGAGGAAGAGAGCGCATTACGATGTAATAGTTTTCGTAAGCGATGTAGGGAGCGTTCATATGAGGAGGGGAAGCGAAACAATAGACTTAAGCGAACTTGCTAGAAAGTTGGGCGGTGGTGGACATCCGGCGGCGGCAGGCGCGAGCCTCAATTACACCTTCATAGATAAACTTATTCACAAGCTTTTCTTAAAGCCTAGAAGAATTGAAGAAATAGAGAAAGCACTTAAGGAAGTACTCAAAGAATCAAATGTGACGGAACGTACAGTGTAG
- the hcp gene encoding hydroxylamine reductase has translation MRCDQCAMSLPGGCTSRGVCGKDPDLNSLQEALIYGLKGTAAYYYHALEHGYKDSEIDEFLAKALYTTLTNVNFNKEHFIQFILEAGKIHLKAMELLDKAYVETYGQPKPTEVPTGTEEGHGILVTGHSYKAIYELLKQIKEKGLENEINVYTHSEMLPAHSYPVLKGFGNLCCNWGGSWVYQLKEFSQFPGPIVGTSNCVQEPLPTYADRMFTVSVAGLENAKHINDFDFSPVIKKALETKKLEKRENGKIVTGFHHTNVLPLMDKVIDLIHEGKIRHVFVIGGCDLPNSKMSYYEELTSLVPKDSIILSAACAKFRYNAKDYGYIEGIPRFMDFGQCNNVYSIIVLAAELSKRLGKDLNQLPVSIVLSWMEQKAVGILYTLLYLGIRGIYIGPVLPQFFTSNIAEEFVKRFDLRLVSDPKSDLKQMLSKGITVGN, from the coding sequence ATGAGATGTGATCAATGCGCTATGAGCCTTCCCGGCGGATGCACCTCTAGGGGAGTTTGCGGAAAGGACCCTGATCTAAATTCTCTCCAAGAAGCATTAATATATGGACTTAAAGGTACGGCTGCATACTATTATCACGCGCTCGAGCACGGTTATAAAGATAGCGAGATAGATGAATTTCTTGCGAAAGCTCTATATACTACCCTAACCAACGTTAATTTCAATAAAGAACATTTCATACAATTCATTCTAGAAGCTGGTAAAATACACCTTAAAGCCATGGAATTGCTCGATAAAGCCTACGTCGAAACGTACGGTCAACCGAAACCTACTGAAGTGCCCACAGGAACTGAAGAAGGTCACGGAATACTGGTTACCGGACACTCTTACAAGGCGATCTATGAACTCCTTAAGCAGATAAAAGAGAAGGGCTTAGAGAACGAAATAAATGTGTATACGCATTCCGAAATGTTGCCGGCGCACTCTTATCCTGTACTCAAGGGTTTCGGTAATTTGTGCTGTAATTGGGGAGGTAGTTGGGTCTATCAACTAAAGGAGTTCTCGCAATTCCCTGGACCAATTGTAGGGACATCTAACTGCGTCCAAGAGCCCTTGCCTACCTATGCTGATAGAATGTTTACAGTTAGCGTAGCTGGATTGGAGAACGCGAAACACATCAACGATTTCGACTTCTCACCAGTGATAAAGAAGGCACTGGAAACTAAGAAGTTGGAGAAAAGAGAAAACGGTAAGATCGTCACGGGCTTTCATCATACTAACGTACTCCCGTTAATGGACAAAGTAATCGACTTGATCCACGAGGGCAAGATAAGGCACGTCTTCGTTATAGGTGGTTGCGATCTACCGAACAGTAAAATGAGTTACTACGAGGAATTAACCAGTTTGGTTCCTAAGGATAGCATAATTTTAAGTGCGGCATGTGCCAAGTTTAGGTATAATGCCAAGGATTACGGTTACATAGAAGGTATACCGAGATTCATGGACTTCGGTCAATGCAATAACGTATATTCGATAATAGTCTTAGCAGCTGAATTATCCAAGAGGTTGGGTAAGGATCTTAACCAGCTACCAGTTAGCATTGTCCTTAGCTGGATGGAACAGAAGGCTGTTGGAATACTTTACACGCTGCTCTATTTAGGAATAAGGGGGATATACATAGGACCCGTTCTTCCTCAGTTCTTCACAAGCAATATAGCAGAAGAGTTCGTAAAGCGCTTCGACTTAAGGTTAGTCAGTGATCCTAAGAGCGACCTAAAGCAAATGCTCTCAAAGGGTATAACTGTCGGTAACTAA
- a CDS encoding 50S ribosomal protein L2 yields the protein MGKRLRQQRHGRGTPQWMNRGHLRVAPARYPYLDPTKTYEGVILEMRHDPGRWVPLARVVIPGVSEFWIPAGEGMYVGQKVKIGPDAEPINGNILPLSNIPEGMQVFNIELRPGDGGKLVRAGGTYALVVGKSGNKVIVQLPSGKVKQIDGRCRATIGIVAGAGRTEKPLLKAGNSYYKWKAKAKKWPIVRGVAMNAVNHPHGGGSHQSPSFPTTRAREAPPGQKVGHIAARCTGRGCKQAKAKYFKMG from the coding sequence ATGGGTAAGAGGCTTAGACAACAGCGCCATGGTAGAGGAACGCCCCAATGGATGAACAGAGGACACCTCAGAGTAGCACCGGCAAGGTACCCCTACCTCGATCCCACCAAGACCTACGAGGGAGTAATCTTAGAAATGAGACATGACCCTGGTAGGTGGGTCCCGCTAGCTAGAGTAGTGATACCCGGGGTTTCTGAATTCTGGATACCAGCCGGTGAAGGAATGTACGTTGGTCAAAAGGTAAAGATAGGACCCGACGCCGAACCTATTAACGGGAACATACTTCCCCTCTCCAATATACCGGAAGGTATGCAAGTATTCAATATTGAACTTAGGCCAGGCGATGGTGGCAAGCTAGTTAGGGCCGGTGGAACTTACGCTTTGGTAGTAGGTAAAAGCGGGAACAAGGTAATTGTTCAACTGCCTAGCGGCAAGGTGAAGCAAATAGACGGTAGGTGCAGAGCAACTATCGGAATCGTTGCTGGAGCTGGCAGAACGGAGAAACCATTACTCAAAGCTGGAAACAGTTACTATAAGTGGAAGGCCAAAGCGAAGAAGTGGCCTATAGTTAGAGGAGTTGCCATGAACGCGGTGAACCACCCCCACGGTGGTGGTAGCCACCAGAGTCCAAGCTTCCCCACAACTAGAGCCAGAGAAGCTCCACCGGGCCAGAAAGTTGGCCATATTGCAGCGAGATGTACTGGTAGAGGATGTAAGCAAGCCAAAGCGAAGTACTTTAAGATGGGTTGA
- a CDS encoding GNAT family N-acetyltransferase: MKWYVKGWAKMTVVERGIVVRRATREDLPAVVAINRRELPENYPYSFFEWVLYKNPDLFLVAELNGEIVGYLMAERGVITCPIDVAHRLGIPHDSVIHLLSIAVKREYQGRGIGSKLLGALIDHCSKGSITSEEVFRIICLEVRVSNTRAQNLYKKFGFEIFTTLKFYYMDGEDAYLMIRKCF; encoded by the coding sequence TTGAAGTGGTACGTTAAGGGATGGGCGAAAATGACTGTAGTTGAAAGGGGCATTGTAGTTAGAAGAGCAACGAGAGAAGACCTACCGGCAGTTGTCGCAATTAATAGGAGGGAACTACCAGAGAACTATCCTTATAGTTTCTTCGAATGGGTACTGTACAAGAACCCGGACTTGTTTTTGGTGGCCGAGCTTAATGGAGAAATAGTTGGTTACTTAATGGCGGAGAGAGGTGTTATAACGTGTCCTATAGACGTTGCACATAGATTAGGGATTCCGCATGACTCAGTCATCCACTTACTCTCGATAGCTGTTAAACGAGAATACCAAGGCAGAGGAATAGGTTCTAAACTGCTCGGGGCTTTGATTGATCACTGCTCAAAAGGTAGCATTACGTCCGAAGAGGTATTTAGGATAATATGTTTGGAAGTTAGGGTCTCTAATACCCGAGCACAGAATCTCTACAAGAAGTTTGGATTCGAAATTTTTACCACACTTAAATTCTACTATATGGATGGTGAAGACGCTTATTTAATGATAAGGAAATGTTTTTGA
- a CDS encoding methanogen output domain 1-containing protein: MPENSNSRDKGIRIDNVDIETVAKAFANFSEKFLFDILPEELSKYIGEGASVALIYNIVKKGAKETLGEEIKKVMEIKGLEDALKACYLPYALVGMDFEHEEEKVSDNEVIVKVTKCPHFKYTKTKPFACVACAAVKAGIIEDLRGKPVQVILKKRKVGSTNPKIVIEIKKHMPSGDEYCEFHVKEM, translated from the coding sequence ATGCCTGAAAATTCTAATTCTAGAGACAAAGGTATTAGGATTGATAACGTTGATATTGAAACAGTAGCGAAAGCCTTCGCGAACTTCAGTGAAAAATTCCTATTTGACATACTACCAGAGGAGTTGAGCAAGTACATTGGGGAGGGTGCATCAGTAGCACTTATTTACAATATAGTTAAGAAAGGTGCTAAAGAAACGCTAGGTGAAGAAATAAAGAAAGTGATGGAAATAAAAGGTCTCGAAGACGCTTTGAAGGCTTGCTATCTACCCTATGCGTTAGTCGGAATGGATTTTGAACATGAAGAAGAGAAAGTTTCCGATAACGAGGTCATTGTTAAAGTTACTAAGTGTCCCCACTTCAAGTATACTAAGACCAAACCGTTTGCATGTGTTGCATGTGCGGCCGTGAAAGCTGGTATAATAGAAGACTTACGAGGAAAACCTGTACAAGTGATACTGAAGAAGAGGAAGGTGGGCAGTACTAATCCTAAGATAGTTATTGAAATAAAGAAACACATGCCCTCCGGAGATGAATATTGCGAATTCCACGTTAAGGAAATGTAA
- a CDS encoding APC family permease: MEKQEKLSLIDAVALGVGIIIGASIFSLIGVDIQIAGRNLPEAFLLSGIVALGIAYSYAKLGTIITSNAGPIEYALHAFGDNVFIGFLATIYWISYVVSIALFAFTFSSYLLGALGLEKNWLLHSVTNATIISIFTALNFKGAKSVGNAETVLVFLKLFILFLLITAGLVALKVEKLVPDLSQEGLRKLVTAATLTLLSYAGFGVITNASENIENPKRNVPLAIYLSLLISLIVYLLISIVAVGATEIGNVVKYKDYALAVIARPLLGDLGFYLVSFGALVSTLSALNSALYGGANVAYALAKKGELPRVFERKVWFGEPEGLFITAILGFLLSVSLNIEGIAELTTFSIIIVYLAVIASHWKLRKYTNGNSFIISLSIIAVSLMSANLLYYTYITNEKAFWTSVVAILASVAFEIVYRGFTGRGFSKRASEWYRRARGIRKSNHKSS; this comes from the coding sequence ATGGAAAAACAAGAGAAACTGAGTTTAATAGATGCAGTAGCTCTCGGAGTTGGTATTATAATAGGTGCATCTATATTCTCGCTTATAGGGGTAGATATACAAATAGCGGGAAGGAACCTACCAGAAGCCTTCCTTCTTTCGGGTATAGTGGCTCTTGGGATAGCATATTCGTATGCGAAACTAGGAACAATAATAACGTCTAATGCAGGTCCGATTGAATACGCTCTTCATGCATTTGGAGATAACGTATTCATAGGATTCCTAGCGACAATCTACTGGATAAGCTACGTGGTTTCAATAGCGCTGTTCGCATTTACGTTTTCGAGTTATTTACTCGGAGCGTTGGGATTAGAAAAGAACTGGTTACTACACTCTGTAACGAATGCAACGATAATATCGATTTTTACGGCCCTTAACTTCAAGGGAGCCAAGTCCGTAGGAAATGCCGAAACAGTACTCGTCTTTTTGAAGCTGTTTATATTATTCTTACTAATAACTGCTGGATTGGTTGCTTTAAAGGTTGAGAAGCTAGTGCCCGATTTGAGTCAAGAAGGATTGAGGAAGCTAGTTACTGCAGCTACTCTAACTCTTCTAAGTTACGCTGGGTTCGGTGTTATAACTAACGCTTCAGAAAACATTGAAAATCCTAAAAGGAACGTACCTTTAGCTATTTACCTAAGCTTGCTAATATCCCTCATAGTCTACTTACTAATCTCGATCGTAGCTGTAGGCGCTACGGAGATCGGAAACGTGGTAAAATATAAGGATTACGCTCTAGCGGTAATAGCTCGACCCTTATTGGGCGATTTAGGGTTCTATCTAGTAAGTTTCGGAGCTCTCGTCTCGACGTTATCAGCTTTAAACTCGGCCCTCTATGGTGGGGCCAACGTCGCTTACGCGTTAGCTAAGAAAGGCGAACTACCAAGAGTTTTTGAGAGAAAGGTCTGGTTCGGTGAACCAGAGGGACTCTTCATTACTGCTATTTTAGGTTTCTTACTATCGGTATCGTTGAATATCGAAGGTATAGCTGAGCTTACTACCTTCTCAATAATTATCGTATACTTAGCAGTAATAGCTTCTCACTGGAAGTTGAGGAAGTACACCAATGGAAACTCGTTTATTATTTCACTATCAATAATCGCAGTGAGCCTTATGTCTGCTAACCTACTGTACTATACGTACATTACGAACGAGAAAGCCTTCTGGACCTCTGTAGTAGCTATTTTGGCCTCGGTTGCGTTTGAAATAGTATATCGTGGGTTCACTGGGAGAGGATTCTCTAAGAGAGCGAGCGAATGGTATAGAAGAGCTAGAGGAATAAGGAAATCCAATCACAAGTCCTCTTGA